One Arthrobacter sp. FW306-07-I genomic window carries:
- a CDS encoding NCS1 family nucleobase:cation symporter-1: MQTPPTAGVTAEQGLAAPSAPAVHTPGSVEALCESASAASGTSISPSLYNSDLAPTKRAGRSWTSYSIFTLWANDVHSLGNYAFAIGLFALGLGGWQILMALGIGAALLFGLLTLSGFMGVKTGVPFPVMSRISFGIRGAQIASLLRGAVAVAWFGIQTYLASVVFRVMLVAMFPALADMDKDSILGLSTLGWMAFVTLWVVQLVIVSFGMEMIRKYEAFAGPVILATMAAMAIWIFVEAGGSIAWSSDKALEGPEMWLTIFAGGALWVSIYGTFVLNFCDFTRSAVSKKAVVRGNFWGIPINMLVFGAIVVVMAGGQFKINGTIIKSPSDIVQTIPNTLFLVLACLALLILTIAVNLMANFVAPVYALTNLFPKRLNFRKAAMVSATIGLVILPWNLYNNPLVIVYFLGGLGALLGPLFGVVMADYWLIRRGKVNVPQLYTASPDGTYFYKKGVNPRAIIAMVPAAVLALLIAFVPGLAAAAPFAWFFAAGIAATLYFFIADRNQRLEDHDGEAIAVVSTH, translated from the coding sequence ATGCAAACCCCTCCCACGGCGGGCGTTACTGCTGAGCAGGGCCTGGCAGCGCCGTCAGCCCCCGCAGTACATACCCCCGGAAGCGTTGAAGCCTTGTGCGAATCAGCAAGCGCAGCCTCGGGCACGAGCATCAGCCCTTCCCTGTACAACTCCGATCTTGCCCCCACCAAGCGCGCCGGCCGCAGCTGGACCAGTTACAGCATCTTCACCTTGTGGGCCAACGACGTGCACAGCCTGGGCAACTACGCCTTCGCCATCGGGCTGTTCGCCTTGGGGCTGGGCGGGTGGCAGATCCTCATGGCCCTCGGCATCGGCGCGGCGCTGTTGTTCGGCCTCCTGACGCTGTCCGGATTCATGGGCGTCAAGACCGGTGTTCCCTTCCCGGTCATGAGCCGAATCAGCTTCGGCATCAGGGGCGCCCAGATCGCCAGCCTCCTCCGCGGCGCAGTGGCCGTGGCCTGGTTCGGCATCCAGACCTACCTCGCATCCGTGGTGTTCCGCGTGATGCTCGTGGCCATGTTCCCCGCGTTGGCGGACATGGACAAAGACTCCATCCTGGGCCTGTCCACCCTGGGCTGGATGGCGTTTGTGACCCTTTGGGTGGTGCAGTTGGTGATCGTCAGCTTCGGTATGGAGATGATCCGCAAGTATGAGGCCTTCGCCGGCCCGGTCATTCTTGCCACCATGGCCGCCATGGCCATCTGGATCTTCGTCGAGGCAGGCGGAAGCATCGCCTGGTCCTCCGACAAGGCGCTGGAAGGGCCGGAAATGTGGCTCACCATCTTCGCCGGCGGCGCCCTGTGGGTGTCCATCTACGGCACCTTCGTCCTGAATTTCTGCGACTTCACCCGCTCGGCAGTCTCCAAGAAGGCTGTGGTGCGCGGCAACTTTTGGGGCATCCCCATCAACATGCTGGTTTTCGGCGCCATTGTGGTGGTCATGGCCGGTGGCCAGTTCAAGATCAACGGCACCATCATCAAGAGCCCCTCGGACATTGTCCAGACCATCCCCAACACGCTCTTCCTGGTCCTGGCCTGCCTTGCCCTGCTGATCCTGACCATCGCCGTGAACCTCATGGCCAACTTCGTTGCCCCGGTTTACGCACTGACCAACCTGTTCCCCAAGCGGCTGAACTTCCGCAAGGCCGCCATGGTCTCAGCGACGATCGGCTTGGTCATCCTGCCCTGGAACCTCTACAACAACCCGCTGGTCATCGTGTACTTCCTCGGTGGACTCGGTGCGCTGCTCGGCCCGCTGTTCGGCGTCGTCATGGCCGACTACTGGCTCATCCGCCGCGGGAAGGTCAACGTGCCGCAGCTCTACACGGCATCCCCTGACGGAACGTACTTCTACAAGAAGGGCGTCAACCCGCGGGCCATCATCGCCATGGTTCCGGCCGCCGTCCTGGCCCTCCTCATCGCC
- the aceE gene encoding pyruvate dehydrogenase (acetyl-transferring), homodimeric type, translated as MAAGEETSHILSGLTNQLPDRDPEETAEWVESLDALIREQGTERAQYIMRSLLQRAGAQSVGVPMVTTTDYVNTIPVDQEAEFPGNEEYERRYRAYMRWNAAVMVHRAQRPDIGVGGHISTYAGAATLYEVGFNHFFRGKDHPGGGDQVFFQGHASPGMYARAFMEGRLSEEDMDGFRQEKSRQGHALSSYPHPRLMPHFWEFPTVSMGIGPMNAIYQAQNNRYLHNRGLKDTSDQQVWAFLGDGEMDEPESRGLLQLAANENLDNLNFVINCNLQRLDGPVRGNGKIMQELEAFFRGAGWNVIKVVWGREWDDLLTRDTDGSLVKIMNETVDGDYQTYKAESGGFVREHFFGKTPQTKDLVADLTDDQIWNLKRGGHDYRKVYAAYKAATEFKGKPTVILAHTVKGYGLGPHFEGRNATHQMKKLTIGDLKEFRDYLRIPISDEQLDADPYRPPYYHPGFDAPEIAYLLERRRALGGSVPERRGGHQPVELPDAKSYEVAKRGSGKQMAATTMSFVRLLKDLLRDKKFGNRIVPIVPDESRTFGMDAFFPTAKIYNPKGQNYLSVDRDLVLAYKESPAGQLIHPGINEAGAVAAFTAAGTSYATHGIPLVPVYVFYSMFGFQRTGDAFWAAADQMTRGFIIGATAGRTTLTGEGLQHADGHSPLLASTNPAVLTYDPAYGYEIGHIVRSGLERMYGAESEGHDGDKNVMYYLTVYNEPIIQPAEPENLDVEGVIKGIYLLAPAKAAGLNESSPRTQILASGVSVPWALEAQRVLADDWNVSADVWSVTSWNELRRDGLAAEEEAFLNPGQPARVPFVAQQLEGATGPIVAVSDYMKAVPDQIRQFVPNEFATLGADGFGFSDTRAAARRYFKNDTHSIVVKVLQMLAARGEVEEDAPSYAIDRYKLLDVNAGTTGGAGGDA; from the coding sequence GTGGCTGCAGGAGAAGAGACCTCCCATATCCTCAGCGGGTTGACTAACCAGCTGCCTGATCGTGATCCGGAAGAGACTGCCGAGTGGGTTGAGTCCCTGGATGCGTTGATCAGGGAACAGGGTACCGAGCGTGCCCAATACATCATGCGGAGCCTGCTGCAGCGCGCGGGCGCGCAGAGCGTGGGTGTGCCGATGGTGACCACCACCGATTACGTGAACACGATCCCGGTGGACCAGGAAGCAGAGTTCCCGGGCAACGAGGAGTACGAACGCCGCTACCGGGCCTACATGCGGTGGAACGCCGCGGTCATGGTGCACCGGGCGCAGCGGCCCGATATCGGCGTCGGCGGGCACATCTCCACCTACGCCGGCGCGGCGACCCTGTACGAGGTCGGGTTCAACCACTTCTTCCGCGGCAAGGATCACCCCGGCGGCGGGGACCAGGTCTTCTTCCAGGGCCACGCCTCCCCCGGCATGTACGCCCGGGCATTCATGGAAGGCCGGCTCTCCGAGGAAGACATGGACGGGTTCCGGCAGGAAAAGTCCCGCCAGGGCCACGCCCTGTCCTCCTACCCGCACCCGCGCCTGATGCCGCACTTCTGGGAATTCCCCACCGTGTCCATGGGCATCGGGCCGATGAACGCGATCTACCAGGCCCAGAACAACCGCTACCTGCACAACCGCGGCCTGAAAGACACCTCCGACCAGCAGGTCTGGGCGTTCCTGGGCGACGGGGAAATGGACGAGCCCGAGTCCCGCGGCCTGCTCCAGCTCGCCGCGAACGAGAACCTGGACAACCTGAACTTCGTGATCAACTGCAACCTCCAGCGCCTGGACGGGCCGGTCCGGGGCAACGGCAAGATCATGCAGGAACTCGAAGCGTTCTTCCGCGGCGCGGGCTGGAACGTGATCAAGGTCGTCTGGGGCCGGGAATGGGATGACCTGCTCACCCGCGACACCGACGGCTCCCTGGTGAAGATCATGAACGAAACCGTCGACGGGGACTACCAGACCTACAAGGCCGAATCCGGCGGGTTCGTCCGCGAACACTTCTTCGGCAAAACCCCGCAAACCAAAGACCTCGTCGCGGACCTGACCGATGACCAGATCTGGAACCTCAAACGCGGCGGCCACGACTACCGCAAGGTCTACGCCGCCTACAAGGCCGCCACCGAATTCAAGGGCAAACCCACCGTCATCCTCGCCCACACCGTCAAGGGCTACGGCCTCGGCCCCCACTTCGAAGGCCGCAACGCCACCCACCAGATGAAAAAACTCACCATCGGGGATCTCAAGGAGTTCAGGGACTACCTGCGCATTCCCATCTCGGATGAGCAGCTCGACGCCGATCCGTACCGGCCTCCCTACTACCACCCCGGATTCGATGCACCCGAAATTGCCTATCTCCTCGAACGAAGGAGGGCACTGGGCGGCTCCGTTCCTGAGCGCCGCGGCGGACACCAGCCCGTGGAACTGCCGGATGCGAAGTCTTATGAGGTGGCCAAACGCGGTTCGGGCAAGCAAATGGCGGCCACCACGATGTCATTCGTGCGCCTGCTGAAGGATTTGCTCAGGGACAAGAAATTCGGGAACCGGATTGTGCCCATCGTGCCGGATGAGTCCCGCACCTTCGGCATGGACGCGTTCTTCCCCACGGCGAAGATCTACAACCCCAAGGGCCAGAATTACTTGTCGGTGGACCGTGACCTGGTCCTGGCGTACAAGGAGTCCCCCGCGGGCCAGCTGATCCACCCCGGCATCAACGAAGCCGGCGCCGTGGCAGCGTTCACCGCCGCCGGAACCTCCTACGCCACCCACGGCATCCCCCTGGTCCCGGTCTACGTGTTCTACTCCATGTTCGGCTTCCAACGCACCGGCGACGCCTTCTGGGCAGCAGCGGACCAAATGACCCGCGGCTTCATCATCGGCGCCACCGCAGGACGGACCACCCTCACCGGCGAAGGCCTCCAGCACGCCGACGGCCACTCCCCCCTGCTGGCCTCCACCAACCCCGCCGTACTCACCTACGACCCCGCCTACGGCTACGAAATCGGACACATCGTCCGCTCCGGCCTGGAACGGATGTACGGGGCAGAGTCCGAAGGACACGACGGCGACAAGAACGTCATGTACTACCTCACCGTGTACAACGAACCCATCATCCAGCCCGCAGAACCGGAGAACCTCGACGTCGAAGGCGTCATCAAGGGCATCTACCTGCTCGCCCCGGCAAAGGCCGCAGGACTGAACGAAAGCAGTCCCCGCACCCAGATCCTCGCCTCCGGCGTCTCCGTACCCTGGGCCCTCGAAGCCCAGCGCGTGCTGGCCGATGACTGGAACGTCTCCGCCGACGTGTGGTCCGTGACTTCCTGGAACGAACTGCGCCGCGACGGCCTCGCCGCCGAAGAAGAAGCCTTCCTCAACCCCGGCCAGCCCGCCCGCGTCCCCTTCGTCGCCCAGCAACTCGAAGGAGCCACCGGCCCCATCGTCGCCGTGTCCGACTACATGAAGGCAGTCCCGGACCAGATCCGGCAGTTCGTCCCCAACGAATTCGCCACCCTCGGCGCCGACGGCTTCGGCTTCTCCGACACCCGCGCAGCAGCCCGCCGCTACTTCAAGAACGACACCCACTCCATCGTGGTGAAAGTGCTGCAAATGCTGGCGGCGAGGGGCGAAGTTGAGGAGGATGCGCCGTCATACGCCATTGACCGGTACAAGCTCCTGGACGTCAACGCCGGCACCACGGGCGGGGCGGGCGGCGACGCCTGA
- a CDS encoding nucleotidyltransferase family protein, which yields MRNAEHLRVPARPVTGVLLAAGAGTRLGLGPKALLPYRGRPLVESVGNALLEGGCREVVVVLGAGASEVQAAASLDRFRVVDNADWQTGMGSSFLLGNHAANPGSHLLIALVDQPGLTPETVRRLLAAHRPGRVTAAAYRRAPSDGGLPDTRSHAGDAGRGDCVEPKETAGGNENTQQENRSRQPGFGRHGNNRGQAGQLHRGHPLLIDASLREAVCATVTGDAGARGFLRSHPDLVDEVDCSDQSSGEDVDTPDQLGLLQ from the coding sequence ATGAGGAACGCGGAGCATCTGAGGGTCCCGGCCAGGCCTGTCACGGGAGTACTCCTGGCGGCCGGGGCCGGGACGCGTCTGGGTCTGGGACCGAAAGCCCTGCTGCCCTACCGGGGCCGGCCGCTGGTGGAGTCCGTCGGCAATGCACTGCTTGAGGGCGGCTGCCGGGAAGTAGTGGTGGTCCTCGGCGCAGGAGCGTCTGAAGTTCAGGCAGCTGCCAGCCTCGACCGCTTCCGCGTGGTGGACAACGCGGACTGGCAGACGGGCATGGGCAGCTCATTCCTGCTCGGGAACCACGCCGCGAACCCCGGAAGCCACCTGTTGATAGCCCTTGTGGACCAGCCCGGACTGACCCCGGAGACTGTCCGGCGGCTGTTAGCCGCCCATCGTCCGGGGCGTGTCACGGCGGCGGCCTACCGCCGCGCGCCGTCCGACGGCGGGCTGCCGGATACCCGAAGCCACGCGGGCGACGCTGGCCGCGGAGACTGTGTTGAGCCAAAGGAGACCGCAGGAGGGAACGAAAACACACAGCAGGAGAACAGGTCACGACAGCCAGGATTCGGCCGCCACGGAAACAACCGCGGGCAAGCGGGCCAACTTCACCGCGGGCACCCCCTGCTCATCGACGCCTCGCTGCGCGAGGCAGTGTGCGCAACGGTAACGGGTGACGCCGGCGCGCGCGGCTTCCTGCGTTCCCATCCTGACCTTGTGGACGAGGTGGACTGCAGCGACCAGTCCAGCGGCGAGGACGTGGATACGCCGGACCAGCTGGGCCTTCTTCAGTAG